One genomic window of Actinoplanes lobatus includes the following:
- a CDS encoding tyrosine recombinase XerC codes for MRIREMHERLPRGLREAVDEFSRHLAVVEGRSEHTVRAYTGDVVSLLDHAAYEGRSSVAELDITLLRGWLAARMGSGAARTSQARRAAAARAFTGWAHRTGRAPTDPGTQLATPRAHRGLPTVLRADQAATLVTTSPGHYRSPTAQGPAGGQDGPDNPESASSPGSAGSGNEDTGGTDGTDGGEGAGSAAGSALKLRDRAVLELLYATGVRVSELCNLDRPDVDHARQVVRVFGKGAKERAVPFGHPARHALDDWLRRGRPELVARGSRDALFLGVKGGRLQPTVVRRIVADAARAAGLPHTRPHDLRHSAATHLLDGGADLRAVQELLGHSSLASTQIYTHVSTERLRTAFNQAHPRA; via the coding sequence ATGCGGATCCGTGAGATGCACGAGCGACTGCCCCGGGGGCTGCGCGAGGCGGTCGACGAGTTCAGCCGGCACCTGGCGGTGGTGGAGGGCCGCTCGGAGCACACCGTGCGCGCCTACACCGGGGACGTCGTCTCGCTCCTCGACCACGCCGCCTATGAGGGCCGGTCCAGCGTCGCCGAACTGGACATCACACTGCTGCGCGGGTGGCTCGCCGCCCGGATGGGGTCGGGCGCGGCTCGTACCTCGCAGGCCCGGCGTGCGGCGGCGGCCCGCGCCTTCACCGGCTGGGCCCATCGCACCGGCCGGGCTCCCACCGACCCGGGCACGCAGCTCGCGACCCCGCGCGCGCATCGCGGCCTGCCGACGGTCCTTCGCGCCGACCAGGCCGCGACTCTGGTGACCACCTCACCCGGCCACTACCGCAGCCCCACCGCCCAGGGCCCGGCCGGCGGGCAGGACGGCCCGGACAACCCGGAAAGCGCGAGCAGCCCCGGAAGCGCGGGCAGCGGGAACGAGGACACCGGGGGCACGGACGGTACCGATGGCGGGGAAGGCGCTGGAAGCGCCGCCGGGAGTGCGCTGAAGCTTCGGGACCGGGCCGTTCTGGAGTTGCTCTACGCGACGGGCGTTCGGGTGAGTGAACTCTGCAACCTCGACCGTCCCGACGTGGATCACGCTCGGCAGGTGGTCCGGGTCTTCGGGAAGGGAGCCAAGGAGCGGGCCGTGCCCTTCGGGCATCCGGCCCGCCACGCGCTCGACGACTGGCTTCGGCGAGGGCGGCCCGAACTCGTGGCAAGGGGTAGCCGGGACGCCCTCTTCCTCGGGGTCAAGGGGGGCCGTCTGCAGCCGACCGTGGTTCGGCGGATCGTGGCGGACGCGGCCCGGGCGGCGGGGCTGCCGCACACCCGGCCGCACGATCTGCGGCATTCGGCGGCGACCCATCTGCTGGACGGGGGCGCTGATCTGCGCGCTGTGCAGGAGTTGCTGGGGCACAGCTCACTGGCGAGCACACAGATCTACACCCATGTGTCGACCGAGCGGCTGCGGACGGCCTTCAATCAGGCGCACCCGCGGGCCTGA
- a CDS encoding murein hydrolase activator EnvC family protein: protein MPGLVALLSLLLLVVPSGYTWPVTSPTVLRRFDPPPQPWLAGHRGVDLGAPAGAVVRSAGAGVVVHAGTIAGRGVISVAHAGGLRTTYEPVTATVTVGEPVTAGQPIGTLQAGHPGCPQTACLHWGLRRGPAYLDPLALLGIGRVRLLPLTAASP, encoded by the coding sequence ATGCCCGGACTCGTCGCTCTCCTGTCCCTGCTGCTGCTCGTCGTGCCGTCCGGTTACACCTGGCCGGTGACGTCGCCGACGGTGCTGCGGCGCTTCGACCCGCCACCGCAACCCTGGCTGGCCGGGCACCGGGGGGTCGACCTGGGCGCCCCCGCCGGGGCGGTGGTGCGGTCCGCGGGCGCCGGCGTCGTCGTCCACGCGGGGACCATCGCCGGCCGCGGTGTGATCAGCGTCGCCCACGCCGGTGGTCTGCGGACCACCTACGAGCCGGTCACCGCCACCGTCACGGTCGGCGAGCCGGTCACGGCCGGCCAGCCGATCGGCACACTCCAGGCCGGGCATCCCGGCTGCCCGCAGACCGCCTGCCTGCACTGGGGCCTGCGCCGCGGCCCGGCCTACCTCGACCCGCTCGCCCTGCTCGGGATCGGCCGGGTCCGGCTCCTGCCGCTCACCGCCGCATCTCCCTGA
- a CDS encoding DUF2469 domain-containing protein: MSAEDLEKYETEMELQLYREYRDIVRQFSYVVETERRFYLANQVDLHVRNSDGEVYFEVEMHDAWVWDMYRPARFVKNVRVMTFKDVNVEELEKPDISLPDDAGFGG, from the coding sequence ATGAGCGCAGAGGATCTCGAGAAGTACGAGACCGAGATGGAGCTGCAGCTCTACCGGGAGTACCGCGACATCGTCCGCCAGTTCTCCTACGTGGTGGAGACCGAGCGCCGGTTCTACCTGGCCAACCAGGTGGACCTGCACGTGCGCAACTCCGACGGTGAGGTGTATTTCGAGGTCGAGATGCACGACGCCTGGGTGTGGGACATGTACCGTCCGGCCCGCTTCGTGAAGAACGTGCGAGTGATGACGTTCAAGGACGTCAACGTCGAGGAGCTGGAGAAGCCGGACATCTCGCTGCCCGACGACGCCGGCTTCGGCGGCTGA
- a CDS encoding YifB family Mg chelatase-like AAA ATPase: MSYARVLCVGLAGVAGHLVEVEADLSTGLPTLALTGLPDTALNEARDRVRAAVVNSGRDWPNRRITVNLLPAALPKHGSSFDLAIAAAVLAGAGELPAAPLDRVVLLGELGLDGTVRPVRGVLPMVAAAARAGITRVIVPAGNAREATVVPGVTVRAVDTLHRLVEFARGEAALLDPPPAPETTEPPGPDLADVAGQEIGRYALEIAAAGGHHLALFGPPGSGKTMLAERLPSILPELDDDAALEVTALQSIAGMLPPDGRLVRRPPFQAPHHSSSLAALVGGGSGLVRPGALSLAHRGVLFLDEVPEMSRGTLQALRQPLESGRVVLSRARGTTEYPARAQLVVAANPCPCASPAGDHACQCTPLVRRRYLGKLSGPLLDRIDMKINLLPVRAAQLTVATEPAEPSTAVAARVARARTAAAARWATGGWRVNAEVPGHRLRRPPWRLPARDTAVLHDALEIGVLSARGFDRCLRLAWTIADLDGRDRPAVGDVCEAYQLRMGEPTTRAAA; the protein is encoded by the coding sequence ATGAGCTACGCCCGGGTGCTCTGTGTCGGGCTCGCCGGGGTCGCCGGTCACCTCGTCGAGGTCGAGGCCGACCTCTCCACCGGCCTGCCCACGCTGGCCCTCACCGGCCTGCCCGACACCGCCCTCAACGAGGCCCGCGACCGGGTCCGGGCCGCCGTGGTGAACTCCGGCCGGGACTGGCCCAACCGGCGGATCACGGTGAACCTGCTGCCCGCCGCCCTGCCCAAGCACGGCAGCTCCTTCGATCTGGCGATCGCCGCGGCGGTGCTGGCCGGGGCCGGTGAGCTGCCGGCGGCGCCGCTCGACCGGGTCGTGCTGCTCGGCGAGCTCGGTCTCGACGGCACGGTGCGACCGGTACGCGGCGTGCTGCCGATGGTGGCCGCGGCCGCCCGGGCCGGGATCACGCGCGTCATCGTGCCGGCCGGCAACGCGCGGGAGGCGACCGTCGTACCGGGCGTCACCGTGCGGGCCGTCGACACCCTGCACCGGCTCGTCGAGTTCGCCCGGGGCGAGGCGGCGCTGCTCGATCCGCCGCCCGCACCGGAGACGACCGAGCCGCCCGGCCCCGACCTGGCCGACGTGGCCGGTCAGGAGATCGGCCGGTACGCCCTGGAGATCGCCGCGGCCGGTGGCCACCACCTGGCCCTCTTCGGCCCGCCCGGCTCCGGCAAGACGATGCTCGCCGAGCGGCTCCCGTCCATCCTCCCGGAGCTCGACGACGACGCCGCCCTCGAGGTCACCGCCCTCCAGTCGATCGCCGGGATGCTGCCGCCGGACGGGCGACTGGTCCGCCGGCCGCCGTTCCAGGCGCCACACCACAGCTCGTCACTGGCGGCCCTGGTCGGCGGCGGCTCCGGGCTGGTCCGGCCGGGCGCGCTCAGCCTCGCCCACCGGGGCGTGCTCTTCCTCGACGAGGTGCCCGAGATGAGCCGCGGCACGCTCCAGGCGCTCCGGCAGCCCCTGGAGAGCGGACGGGTGGTGCTGTCCCGGGCCCGCGGCACCACCGAGTACCCGGCCCGGGCACAGCTGGTCGTCGCCGCGAACCCGTGCCCCTGCGCCAGCCCCGCCGGGGACCACGCCTGCCAGTGCACGCCCCTGGTCCGACGCCGCTATCTGGGCAAACTGTCCGGGCCGCTGCTGGACCGGATCGACATGAAGATCAACCTGCTGCCGGTGCGGGCCGCCCAGCTGACCGTCGCGACCGAGCCCGCCGAGCCGTCCACGGCCGTCGCGGCCCGGGTGGCCCGTGCCCGTACCGCGGCCGCGGCCCGGTGGGCGACCGGCGGCTGGCGGGTCAACGCCGAGGTCCCCGGGCACCGGCTGCGGCGGCCACCGTGGCGACTGCCGGCCCGGGACACGGCCGTGCTGCACGACGCCCTGGAGATCGGGGTGCTGTCGGCGCGCGGCTTCGACCGGTGCCTGCGGTTGGCCTGGACCATCGCCGACCTGGACGGGCGGGACCGGCCCGCAGTGGGGGACGTCTGTGAGGCGTACCAGCTGCGCATGGGCGAGCCCACCACCCGCGCCGCCGCCTGA
- a CDS encoding YraN family protein — MTTQRRAVGAYGERLAARHLQDSGLILLQRNWRCADGEVDLILRDGDDLVFCEVKTRRTATFGPPAAAVGHRKVLRLRRLAARWLTETGVRGGSVRFDVVEVMPQPRGAARLVHIRGAFQ; from the coding sequence ATGACGACTCAGCGACGGGCGGTCGGCGCGTACGGCGAACGACTGGCCGCCCGGCACCTCCAGGACAGCGGCCTGATCCTGCTGCAACGCAACTGGCGCTGCGCCGACGGCGAGGTCGACCTGATCCTGCGCGACGGCGACGACCTGGTCTTCTGCGAGGTGAAGACCCGCCGCACGGCGACCTTCGGTCCACCGGCGGCCGCGGTGGGTCACCGCAAGGTGCTCAGGTTGCGCCGGCTGGCGGCCCGCTGGCTGACCGAGACGGGGGTACGGGGAGGAAGCGTCCGTTTCGACGTGGTGGAGGTCATGCCGCAACCACGTGGCGCCGCCCGCCTCGTACACATCCGCGGGGCATTCCAATGA
- the pyrH gene encoding UMP kinase: MVTEQSATVDENPPPMRPRRVVLKLSGEVFGGGAVGVEPDVVQSLAKQIATVTRRGIQVAVVVGGGNFFRGAELQKRGMDRNRADYMGMLGTVMNCLALQDFLEKEGIETRVQTAITMAQVAEPYLPLRAIRHLEKGRVVIFGAGAGMPYFSTDTVTAQRALEIHADMVLMSKNGVDGVYTADPRIDPTARKLETITFQGVLQRGLRVADQAAFSLCEENKLPMLVFGAEGDDTIVRACAGERIGTLITAD, translated from the coding sequence ATGGTGACCGAGCAGTCCGCCACGGTTGACGAGAACCCGCCGCCCATGCGGCCACGGCGGGTCGTGCTCAAACTCTCCGGCGAAGTCTTCGGCGGCGGCGCGGTCGGGGTCGAGCCCGACGTGGTCCAGTCGCTGGCGAAGCAGATCGCGACCGTGACGCGGCGCGGCATCCAGGTCGCCGTGGTGGTCGGCGGCGGCAACTTCTTCCGTGGCGCGGAGCTGCAGAAGCGCGGCATGGACCGCAACCGGGCGGACTACATGGGCATGCTCGGCACGGTGATGAACTGCCTGGCCCTCCAGGACTTCCTGGAGAAGGAGGGCATCGAGACCCGCGTGCAGACCGCCATCACGATGGCCCAGGTCGCCGAGCCGTACCTTCCTCTCCGTGCGATCCGTCACCTGGAGAAGGGCCGGGTCGTGATCTTCGGCGCGGGCGCCGGCATGCCGTACTTCTCCACCGACACGGTGACCGCCCAGCGTGCGCTGGAGATCCACGCGGACATGGTGCTGATGAGCAAGAACGGCGTGGACGGGGTCTACACCGCCGACCCCCGGATCGACCCCACCGCCCGGAAACTGGAGACCATCACCTTCCAGGGCGTCCTCCAGCGCGGGTTGCGGGTGGCCGACCAGGCCGCGTTCAGCCTCTGCGAGGAGAACAAGCTCCCGATGCTGGTCTTCGGCGCCGAGGGCGACGACACCATCGTGCGCGCGTGTGCCGGCGAGCGGATCGGGACCCTGATCACCGCCGACTGA
- a CDS encoding regulator produces the protein MGAHEIRIRLGGVSRQRAYQITSRADFPKPAADLAQGKVWLTEDVEAWMKVHRRDLDESED, from the coding sequence ATGGGCGCGCACGAAATCCGTATCCGTCTGGGTGGTGTCAGTCGCCAGCGGGCGTACCAGATCACCAGCCGCGCGGACTTTCCGAAGCCGGCCGCAGACCTGGCGCAGGGCAAGGTCTGGCTGACCGAAGATGTCGAGGCCTGGATGAAGGTTCACCGCCGTGACCTGGACGAGTCCGAGGACTGA
- the frr gene encoding ribosome recycling factor, giving the protein MIEETLFEAEEKMESAVEHAKEEFAAIRTGRATPAMFSKILVDYYGAPTPVTQMASVGVPEPRMVIVKPYDASQLGPIERAIRDSDLGVNPNNEGTQLRIHLPQMTEERRREMIKVARGKAEDGRVAIRNVRRKAKDQIDKAVKDGETGEDDGRRAEKELDDVTHRYVAAIDELLKHKEAELLEV; this is encoded by the coding sequence GTGATCGAGGAAACCCTCTTCGAGGCCGAGGAGAAGATGGAGAGCGCGGTCGAGCACGCCAAGGAGGAGTTCGCCGCCATCCGTACCGGCCGGGCTACTCCCGCGATGTTCTCCAAGATCCTGGTCGACTACTACGGTGCGCCCACGCCGGTGACGCAGATGGCGTCCGTCGGCGTCCCGGAGCCGCGCATGGTCATCGTGAAGCCCTACGACGCGTCTCAGCTGGGCCCGATCGAGCGGGCGATCCGTGACTCCGATCTCGGGGTCAACCCCAACAACGAGGGTACGCAGCTGCGCATCCACCTCCCGCAGATGACGGAGGAGCGCCGCCGAGAGATGATCAAGGTGGCCCGCGGCAAGGCCGAGGACGGCCGGGTCGCGATCCGTAACGTCCGCCGCAAGGCCAAGGACCAGATCGACAAGGCGGTCAAGGACGGCGAGACCGGCGAGGACGACGGCCGTCGCGCCGAGAAGGAACTCGACGACGTCACCCACCGCTACGTCGCCGCGATCGACGAGCTTCTCAAGCACAAGGAAGCCGAGTTGCTCGAGGTCTGA
- a CDS encoding aminotransferase class V-fold PLP-dependent enzyme: MTAPEIPRPIPGARLLFSLDPSVSHLNHGSFGALPISVQRAQQRLRDEVEANPLRFYGSSALVDRIVHTRRHLAGFLGADPDGSALVPNTTAAVSLILQSVGLRAADEVLLTDHAYGAVTMAVRRQCRRSGATARTVAVPLGVSAAEVTARIRAALRPGRTRLLVVDQVASATAVLFPVREIVAAAREHGIPVLVDAAHVPGMLPVDVSAIGADFWVGNLHKWGWAPRGTALLTVAPAWRRRIDPLVVSWDQDEGFPLSVEFQGTIDYTSWLAAPAGVFALRTLGLEAVREHNAALAAYGQRVVGEALGLAPADLPGPGGPGVSMRVVPLPAGLASTSPEALELRLRIADKLGAEVAVNAWGGRGLLRLSAQIYNRPEDYHLLAERLPALIREMRR, translated from the coding sequence ATGACCGCCCCGGAGATTCCGCGGCCCATTCCGGGCGCCCGTCTGCTGTTCTCGCTGGATCCGTCGGTGTCCCATTTGAATCACGGCTCGTTCGGCGCACTGCCGATCAGTGTGCAGCGGGCCCAGCAGCGGCTCCGGGACGAGGTCGAGGCGAATCCGCTGCGCTTCTACGGCTCCTCCGCACTGGTGGACCGGATCGTCCACACCCGACGGCATCTGGCGGGCTTCCTCGGCGCCGACCCGGACGGCAGCGCCCTGGTGCCGAACACGACGGCCGCCGTCTCGCTGATCCTGCAGTCGGTGGGGTTGCGGGCGGCCGACGAGGTGCTGCTGACCGATCATGCCTACGGGGCGGTGACGATGGCGGTCCGGCGGCAGTGCCGGCGGTCCGGGGCGACGGCCCGGACGGTGGCGGTCCCGCTCGGCGTCTCCGCCGCGGAGGTCACGGCCCGGATCCGGGCGGCGCTGCGGCCGGGCCGGACCAGGCTGCTGGTGGTCGACCAGGTGGCGTCGGCGACGGCGGTTCTCTTCCCGGTGCGCGAGATCGTCGCCGCCGCCCGGGAGCACGGCATCCCGGTGCTGGTGGACGCCGCCCACGTGCCGGGGATGCTGCCGGTGGACGTGTCCGCGATCGGCGCCGATTTCTGGGTGGGCAACCTGCACAAGTGGGGCTGGGCGCCCCGCGGCACCGCCCTGCTGACCGTGGCGCCGGCCTGGCGCCGCCGGATCGACCCGCTCGTGGTGTCGTGGGACCAGGATGAGGGGTTCCCGCTGTCCGTGGAGTTCCAGGGGACGATCGACTACACGTCGTGGCTGGCGGCCCCGGCCGGGGTGTTCGCGCTGCGCACGCTCGGGCTGGAGGCGGTCCGGGAGCACAATGCCGCGCTCGCGGCCTACGGTCAGCGGGTCGTCGGTGAGGCTCTCGGCCTCGCGCCCGCCGATCTGCCCGGCCCCGGCGGACCGGGGGTGTCCATGCGGGTGGTGCCGCTGCCGGCCGGGCTGGCCAGCACCTCGCCGGAGGCTCTCGAGCTGCGGCTGCGGATCGCCGACAAGCTGGGCGCTGAGGTGGCGGTGAACGCGTGGGGCGGGCGCGGGCTGCTCCGGCTGAGCGCGCAGATCTACAACCGGCCGGAGGATTACCACCTGCTGGCGGAGCGCCTGCCCGCGCTGATCAGGGAGATGCGGCGGTGA
- the tsf gene encoding translation elongation factor Ts, with amino-acid sequence MANYTAADVKKLRDLTGAGMMDCKKALEESEGDFDKAVEFLRIKGAKDVGKRAGRTAANGIVSHSGGALLELNCETDFVAKTPDFVALGDRLVKFGEDNKIADAAALLAATIEDGKTVADLVQDYAAKIGEKIVVNRFTIVDGTVAVYLHRKAQDLPPQVGVLVQYTGKSDEAADNDARAVGMQIAAMRPRFLTREEVSAEVVETERRVAEQTAREEGKPEQALPKIIEGRVNSFFKDFVLLEQASVVDNKKTVKQVVSESGIEVTRFVRYEVGQE; translated from the coding sequence ATGGCTAACTACACCGCCGCGGACGTCAAGAAGCTCCGCGACCTCACCGGTGCCGGCATGATGGACTGCAAGAAGGCGCTCGAGGAGTCCGAGGGCGACTTCGACAAGGCCGTCGAGTTCCTCCGCATCAAGGGTGCGAAGGACGTCGGCAAGCGGGCCGGCCGGACCGCCGCGAACGGCATCGTCAGCCACTCGGGCGGCGCGCTGCTCGAGCTGAACTGCGAGACCGACTTCGTCGCGAAGACCCCGGACTTCGTCGCCCTGGGCGACCGGCTGGTCAAGTTCGGTGAGGACAACAAGATCGCCGACGCCGCCGCGCTGCTGGCCGCCACGATCGAGGACGGCAAGACCGTCGCCGACCTGGTCCAGGACTACGCCGCCAAGATCGGCGAGAAGATCGTGGTCAACCGCTTCACGATCGTCGACGGCACCGTCGCGGTCTACCTGCACCGCAAGGCTCAGGACCTGCCGCCGCAGGTCGGCGTCCTGGTGCAGTACACCGGCAAGAGCGACGAGGCGGCCGACAACGACGCCCGCGCGGTCGGCATGCAGATCGCCGCGATGCGCCCGAGGTTCCTCACCCGCGAGGAGGTCTCGGCCGAGGTCGTCGAGACCGAGCGCCGCGTGGCCGAGCAGACCGCTCGTGAGGAGGGCAAGCCGGAGCAGGCCCTGCCCAAGATCATCGAGGGCCGGGTGAACTCCTTCTTCAAGGACTTCGTCCTGCTCGAGCAGGCTTCGGTCGTCGACAACAAGAAGACGGTCAAGCAGGTCGTCAGCGAGTCCGGCATCGAGGTCACCCGCTTCGTCCGGTACGAGGTCGGCCAGGAGTAA
- a CDS encoding ribonuclease HII gives MLAPPRTVVRREAGLYALEQALQRRGFRHVAGADEAGRGACAGPLVAAAAILPEGRRGEIPGLADSKLLTAAARERVYDQVVAKALAWSVMIIQPTEVDARGLHVCNLAAMRRALASLTVRPEYVLTDGFPVDGLGVPGLAVWKGDRVAACVAAASVLAKVTRDRLMVELDERYPDYGFAVHKGYITEEHSTALTRHGPCPEHRFSYVNVAAASGRGNRPPRARRPVSSSAPSLFDDVSVTEPLLLPEAAAGTVGVASGEQPRPSPSVGEDEAMEGEER, from the coding sequence ATGCTGGCCCCACCACGCACCGTGGTCCGCCGCGAGGCCGGGCTCTACGCGCTGGAGCAGGCGCTTCAGCGCCGTGGCTTCCGGCACGTGGCCGGCGCCGACGAGGCGGGCCGTGGCGCCTGCGCCGGGCCGCTGGTCGCGGCCGCCGCGATCCTGCCCGAGGGCCGGCGCGGGGAGATCCCCGGCCTGGCCGACTCCAAGCTGCTGACGGCGGCGGCCCGGGAGCGCGTCTACGACCAGGTCGTCGCCAAGGCCCTGGCCTGGTCCGTGATGATCATCCAGCCGACCGAGGTCGACGCGCGCGGCCTGCACGTCTGCAACCTCGCGGCGATGCGCCGCGCGCTGGCGTCGCTCACCGTCCGCCCGGAGTACGTGCTGACCGACGGCTTCCCGGTCGACGGCCTCGGCGTGCCCGGTCTCGCGGTGTGGAAGGGCGACCGGGTCGCCGCCTGCGTCGCGGCCGCCAGCGTCCTGGCGAAGGTCACCCGGGACCGGCTCATGGTCGAGCTGGACGAGAGGTATCCGGACTACGGTTTCGCCGTTCACAAGGGCTACATCACCGAGGAGCACAGCACCGCGCTGACCAGGCACGGGCCGTGCCCGGAGCATCGATTCTCGTACGTCAACGTGGCCGCCGCCTCGGGGCGCGGCAACCGGCCGCCGCGGGCACGGCGTCCCGTTTCGTCATCGGCGCCGTCTTTGTTCGACGATGTATCCGTTACCGAGCCGCTGCTGCTTCCGGAGGCAGCGGCGGGTACCGTCGGCGTGGCGTCAGGCGAGCAGCCTCGGCCGTCGCCGTCAGTGGGGGAAGATGAGGCCATGGAGGGCGAAGAACGATGA
- the rpsB gene encoding 30S ribosomal protein S2 — protein MAVVTMRQLLESGVHFGHQTRRWNPKMKRFIFTERNGIYIIDLRQTLDYIEKAYSFIRDTVAEGGHILFVGTKKQAQEAIAEQATRVGQPYVNHRWLGGMLTNFQTVYKRLQRMKELEALGDLSGTAAGYTKKETLQLSREKEKLTKTLGGLRDMTKVPSAIWVVDTKKEHIAVDEARKLNIPVIAVLDTNCDPDEVDFPIPGNDDAIRSAELLTKVVASAVAEGLIARSGRGRGGNADEKPEAGTVAAGEPLPEWERDLYEGAEKKAEEPAAAAAAPADAPAAPADAPAAPAAAVPAE, from the coding sequence ATGGCCGTCGTGACCATGCGTCAGCTGCTGGAGAGCGGTGTCCACTTCGGGCACCAGACCCGCCGCTGGAACCCGAAGATGAAGCGCTTCATCTTCACCGAGCGCAACGGCATCTACATCATCGACCTGCGCCAGACCCTCGACTACATCGAGAAGGCGTACAGCTTCATCCGGGACACCGTCGCCGAGGGTGGCCACATCCTCTTCGTCGGCACCAAGAAGCAGGCGCAGGAGGCCATCGCCGAGCAGGCGACCCGGGTCGGTCAGCCGTATGTCAACCACCGCTGGCTCGGCGGCATGCTGACCAACTTCCAGACGGTGTACAAGCGTCTTCAGCGGATGAAGGAGCTCGAGGCCCTGGGTGACCTGAGCGGCACCGCCGCCGGTTACACCAAGAAGGAGACCCTCCAGCTCTCCCGCGAGAAGGAGAAGCTCACCAAGACCCTCGGTGGTCTGCGTGACATGACCAAGGTGCCGTCGGCGATCTGGGTCGTGGACACCAAGAAGGAGCACATCGCGGTCGACGAGGCCCGGAAGCTCAACATCCCGGTCATCGCGGTGCTGGACACCAACTGCGACCCGGACGAGGTCGACTTCCCGATCCCGGGCAACGACGACGCGATCCGCTCCGCCGAGCTGCTGACCAAGGTCGTCGCCAGCGCCGTCGCCGAGGGCCTGATCGCCCGCTCCGGCCGTGGCCGCGGTGGCAACGCCGACGAGAAGCCCGAGGCGGGCACCGTCGCCGCCGGCGAGCCGCTGCCCGAGTGGGAGCGGGACCTCTACGAGGGCGCCGAGAAGAAGGCTGAGGAGCCGGCCGCTGCCGCTGCCGCTCCCGCCGATGCTCCCGCGGCTCCCGCGGATGCTCCCGCTGCTCCCGCCGCTGCCGTCCCCGCCGAGTAA
- a CDS encoding DNA-processing protein DprA, translated as MSGCPGAGEPADRAARVALTWLAEPGNRTVWTLVQQAGAPAVLDRLLDGDIPDARLRAAVTARLRSGDPRRVAEIALRRADRLGARLVVPADDEWPSRVDDLAALELDSGGIVNQDTRPPLCFWVRGAPALGETLERSVAIVGARASTAYGRHVTTDMAYSISGKGWTVVSGGAFGIDTAAHRGALAADGRTMAILACGVDRPYPVGNSAMFDLIAERGLLVSEWPIGAAPFRHRFLIRNRVIAAITAGTVVVEAAARSGATQTMSRVLALGRPAMVVPGPVTSAMSVGCHEILRGHPYARVVTSATDVLEEVGRIGEYLADPPRGPEHRRDSLDEESALILESLPSRGARTPEELAVGARLSLRTVLRRLSLLEMAELVVRTGDGFALSPGRRPIHHSDE; from the coding sequence ATGAGCGGCTGCCCCGGCGCGGGTGAGCCGGCCGACCGGGCCGCCCGTGTCGCGCTGACCTGGCTCGCCGAGCCCGGCAACCGGACGGTGTGGACACTCGTCCAGCAGGCCGGCGCACCGGCCGTACTGGACCGGCTGCTCGACGGTGACATCCCGGACGCCCGCCTGCGCGCGGCGGTCACCGCCCGGCTCAGGTCCGGTGATCCACGCCGGGTGGCGGAGATCGCACTGCGCCGGGCGGACCGGCTCGGCGCCCGCCTCGTCGTACCCGCCGACGACGAGTGGCCCAGCCGGGTCGACGACCTGGCGGCTCTGGAACTCGACTCCGGCGGGATCGTCAACCAGGACACCAGGCCTCCTCTCTGTTTCTGGGTGCGCGGTGCGCCGGCCCTCGGCGAGACGCTGGAGAGGTCGGTGGCGATCGTCGGCGCCCGGGCCTCCACCGCCTACGGCAGGCACGTCACGACCGACATGGCGTACTCGATCTCCGGCAAGGGATGGACCGTCGTCTCCGGCGGCGCGTTCGGGATCGACACGGCCGCCCATCGTGGCGCGCTGGCCGCCGACGGCCGCACCATGGCGATCCTCGCCTGCGGCGTGGACCGGCCCTACCCGGTGGGGAACTCCGCGATGTTCGACCTGATCGCCGAGCGGGGCCTGCTGGTGAGTGAGTGGCCGATCGGCGCGGCTCCGTTCCGGCACCGGTTCCTGATCCGGAACAGGGTGATCGCCGCGATCACCGCCGGCACGGTCGTGGTCGAGGCGGCGGCCCGCAGCGGCGCGACCCAGACGATGAGCCGGGTGCTCGCACTCGGACGGCCCGCGATGGTGGTGCCGGGCCCGGTCACGTCGGCGATGTCGGTCGGCTGCCACGAGATCCTGCGCGGCCATCCGTACGCCCGGGTGGTGACCTCGGCCACGGACGTGCTCGAGGAGGTCGGCCGGATCGGCGAATACCTGGCGGATCCGCCGCGCGGCCCGGAGCACCGCCGCGACAGCCTCGACGAGGAGTCGGCCCTGATCCTGGAGTCACTGCCGTCGCGGGGAGCGCGGACGCCGGAGGAACTCGCCGTCGGCGCACGGCTGAGCCTGCGGACCGTGTTGCGGCGGCTCTCCCTGCTGGAGATGGCCGAATTGGTGGTCCGCACCGGGGACGGATTCGCGCTGTCACCCGGCCGGCGGCCCATCCATCACTCGGACGAGTGA